A portion of the Choristoneura fumiferana chromosome 20, NRCan_CFum_1, whole genome shotgun sequence genome contains these proteins:
- the natalisin gene encoding natalisin, which produces MRKRVYVFTILLLILSTNVAFGDGNKTKLTKVIHKGKDSERIKRSSTYDDDSNQFWANRGKRQASYKDLIKNDLGMEENRKFLILDNKMKNDPPFWGNRGRRSSEETADSPYADIFSANNDYYNFRTAQKLSDYPNLKDRREDTAPFWGARGRRNSEEILDDNDIAGPFWSSRGRRQDEDPFWGSRGRRESDQPFWGNRGRRDDDPFWGARGRREEDEPFWGNRGRRHDEDPFWGNRGKKDDDTSELFWGNRGRRKEDLKESIIEAISKVESDINSLSRLKKSNGGDESRPFWTNRGRDSQLKHLFDGSRIKSSNTFVPFKSAFELNAAPSVSSTIMDDRIYADEPHYILVDRSSRASAELDPFFISRGKKKNWLKTARGRRGAIEEIVKSVRNDPYYIARGKKDISDNPVVNSTHEELLKAKELICATIKLMQMKNENTNVKREINENDRDRRNILKKLAAQLQNDPYFVSRGKKNEIDENGIEEFVSQVTAMCH; this is translated from the coding sequence ATGCGTAAACGAGTATACGTTTTTACTATTCTCTTGTTAATTTTGTCGACCAACGTCGCTTTTGGTGATGGTAACAagacaaaattaacaaaagtcATCCACAAAGGAAAAGATAGCGAGCGCATCAAAAGATCATCTACCTACGATGATGATTCCAACCAGTTTTGGGCTAACAGAGGGAAGAGACAAGCTAGTTACaaagatttaattaaaaacgatCTTGGCATGGAAGAAAACAGGAAATTTCTTATATtggataataaaatgaaaaacgaTCCACCATTCTGGGGAAACAGAGGGAGGCGTTCCTCGGAAGAGACAGCTGATTCACCTTacgctgatattttttctgCCAATAATGATTACTATAATTTTAGAACAGCGCAAAAGCTGAGTGACTATCCAAACTTGAAGGATAGACGGGAAGACACTGCTCCTTTTTGGGGCGCTCGAGGAAGGCGTAATTCTGAAGAAATCCTAGATGACAATGACATAGCTGGACCTTTCTGGAGTAGCAGGGGCAGGAGACAGGACGAAGATCCATTTTGGGGAAGTAGAGGTCGCAGGGAAAGTGACCAGCCATTTTGGGGAAACCGGGGTAGACGGGACGACGACCCTTTTTGGGGGGCTCGAGGGAGGCGTGAAGAGGATGAACCTTTCTGGGGGAATCGAGGCAGGAGACACGATGAAGATCCTTTTTGGGGTAACCGTGGCAAGAAAGATGATGATACCTCTGAACTATTTTGGGGAAACAGAGGAAGGCGCAAGGAAGATTTAAAGGAATCTATCATTGAGGCAATCAGTAAGGTAGAAAGCGATATAAATAGCCTTTCAAGACTCAAAAAGAGTAATGGTGGGGATGAAAGTAGACCGTTTTGGACAAACAGAGGACGAGATAGTCAATTGAAACATCTTTTCGATGGTTCCAGAATTAAAAGTTCAAATACGTTTGTTCCATTTAAAAGTGCTTTTGAACTAAATGCGGCACCGTCAGTTTCCAGTACGATTATGGATGACAGAATATATGCTGATGAGCCTCATTATATTCTTGTGGACAGAAGCAGTCGTGCTTCTGCAGAACTTGATCCATTTTTCATTTCTAGaggcaagaaaaaaaattggcttAAAACAGCGAGAGGACGGCGTGGTGCAATCGAAGAAATTGTAAAGTCTGTACGAAATGATCCTTATTATATTGCACGAGGCAAAAAAGATATATCTGATAATCCAGTTGTTAATTCAACGCATGAGGAACTCCTTAAGGCTAAAGAACTCATTTGTGCAACTATTAAATTAAtgcaaatgaaaaatgaaaataccaACGTGAAAAGAGAGATAAATGAGAACGATAGGGACAgaagaaatattttaaagaaattgGCGGCTCAGTTGCAGAATGATCCGTACTTTGTAAGCAGAGGCAAGAAAAATGAGATAGATGAAAATGGTATCGAAGAATTTGTTAGTCAAGTTACTGCTATGTGTCACtaa